CCGCGATCGTGGCCCGGACCGGCCTGAGCGCTGCCCGGGCGAGCCTCGGTGCCGGGGAGTACGCCGAGGCCGCGGCCCGCGTCGAGGCGGTGCTGCGGCGCGACCCGCGCGACGAGGCGGCACTCGACCTGGGGCTCCGGGTGGCGACGAAGCGGGGCGCGGTCACCGAGGCCGGGTCCTACGCGGTCGCCCGGGCCGAGCGCACCCAGCTGCCCGCGCACTGGCGGGAGGCCCGCAGGGCGGTCGGCCGGGCCACCGAGACCGACCCGCGCTGGCGGCCGGTGGTCACCGCACCCGCTCCGCGGGAGTACGACGCCCACCCGGGCCGGGTGCTCTACGTCGCCAAGGAGTCCAGGCCCTATCTGCACAACGGGTTCTGCACCAGGTCCCACGAGTCGCTGCGTGCTCTCGCCCGGGAGGGGTGGGACGTCGTGGGGGTCACCGAGCCCGGCTTCCCCGGCACGCTGGACGCGACCGACGGGTCGAACGCGACCGGCGCACCGGACCGCAGCGTGGTCGAGGGAGTGACGTACCACCATCTGCTGCCGAACGCCGGCCGCCGCCTGCGCGACCTCGGGCACGACGAGTACGCCAGCCTGGCCGCCGCCGCCCTCGCCGGGGTCGTCGCCCGCGAACGCCCCGCCCTGCTGCACGTCTCGTCCGGCCACCGGGGATACGAGACCGCGCTGGCCGCCGGCGCGGTCGCCCGCTGGGCCGGCCTCCCCTGGCTGTACGAGGTGCGCAGCTTCTTCGAGACGACCTGGACCTCCGACGCCGGCCTCGCCGAGACCGCGGAGTATCCCCGCCGCCGGTTCGCCACCGAGACCGCGATGATGCGCGAGGCCGACCTCATCCTCACGCTGTCGTCGCCGATGCGGGACGAGATCGTCGAACGCCACGGCATCCCGGCGGACAAGGTGCGGGTGGTGCCCAACGGCGTCGACCTCGACCGGTTCGCACCCCGCCCGCGCGACCCCGCCCTGCGCCGCAAGCTGGGGTTGACGGACACGTTCACCCTCGGCTACGTGAGCAACCTGTCCCACCCGCGGGAGGGACAGGAGGTGCTGATCGAGGCGGTGGCCCGGCTGCGGGCGCGGGGACGCGCGGTGACCGGGCTGCTGGTCGGCGACGGCGGCCGGCGCGGCGCGCTGGAGGACCTGGCCCGGCGCCTCGACGTGGCCGAGCACGTGGTCTTCACCGGCAACGTCCCCTTCGACGAGGTGGCCGGGCACTACGCCCAGATCGACCTGTTCGTGGTGCCACGGGTGGACGAGCGCGCCGCCCGGATGGTCTCGCCGATGAAGCCGTTCGAGGCGATGGCGATGCGGGTTCCGGTCCTGGTCGCCGACCTGCCGGCGCTGACCGAGATCGTGGGCAGCACGCCCGAAGGTGCGGAAGGCCAACGTGGGCTGACGTTCCGGGCCGGCCAGGCGGGCGCTCTGGCGGCCGCGGCCGCGGAACTGATGGACGACGTACCCACCCGTCAATTGCTGGTTGACAACGCCGCGAAGTGGGTCGCCACCGAGCGTTCCTGGGACGCGGTGGCCGGCGCCTTCGCCCAGGCGTACGCCGACCTGCTGCGGCCCCGCCGCCCGGATCGATGGGGCCCACAGGCGCGCCCGGGACGCACCGCGGAGGAGGGATCGGCGTGCTGATCACCCGGCGCCTCGGGCACGAACCCGCCCTGGCCGTCGACGACGCGGCCCGCGCGCTGGCCGGGCACGACTGGACCCGGCCCGACGGCGCGCTGTTCGGATACTTCCCGGTCGCACGCGGAAACCCCTTCCAGGACATGCTCTACTCCCGGCTGCGCCCCGCCGGGCTCACACCGCTGCCGACGTACGACCTCGGCACCACCCGGCAGGTCGCCTCCATGGTCGCGGGCGCGGGCGTGGACTTCGTGGTCCACCTGCACTGGCTGAACGTCGTACTCGCGAAGGCACGCGACGAGGCCGACGCCCGCGACCGGGTGAAGGAGTTCCTCGACGGCCTGGCACAGCTGTGCGACACCGGCGCACGGCTGCTGTGGACGGTGCACAACATCCTTCCGCACGAGACCCGCTACCCCGACCTGGACGCCGAGCTACGGCAGGGCGTGGTCTCCCTGGCCGAGCGCGTGCACGTGATGAGCCCACGCACCCGCGAGCTGGTCGCGCCGTGGTTCGACATCCCCGCGCACAAGGAGCTGTCGATCCCGCATCCGTGCTACCAGGACGCCTACCCGTCGTGGATGCCACGCGCGCAGGCCCGGGCCGAACTCGGGCTGCCGGACGGCACCACCGTCTTCCTGCTGCTCGGCCGGGTCCAGCCGTACAAGGGGATCACCGAACTCCTCGACGCGTTCGACCTCTTGTGTGAACGCGAACCCGGGCGGTACGCCCTGCTCGTCGCCGGGCCGGCCGGCTCCGACCCGGAGACGCTGGCGTTCCGGGACCGGCTGCTGGCGCACCCCACCGCGCACGCCTCACTCTGGAAGATCCCGGTGGAGGAGATGCAGGTCTACCTGCGAGCGGCCGACATCGCGGTGCTTCCGTACCGCCGTTCGCTGAACTCCGGCGCCCGCGCGCTCGCGCTCACGTTCGGGCTGCCCGCGGTGGTCCGTGACGACGCGGCACCCGGGCTACGGCTGGAGGCGAACCACACGCTGCGGTACGACGGAAGGACCGCCGCAAGCACCGCGGCCGGCAGCGTCGACGGCCTGCTCGAAGCGCTCGCCGAGGCTGGGCGGGTGCTCACCACGCCTCAGGCCCGGGCGAGCGCCGCCGCGGCAGCCGCCCGGCTTGCCCCCGCCCGGGTGTCGGCCGCCTTCGCCGCCGCCGTGCGCGGATGGCTCGACCCCACACCGGCCCCGGAGCATCTCGCCGAGCACCTCGTCCCGGAGCACATCCCCGGACACGTCCAGGGGCAGGACCCAGAACACGTCCAAGGAGGAACACCGTGACCGTCGTGCACATCACCGGCGCCCGTCCGAACTTTCCCAAGGCCGCCCCGGTCCTGGCCGCGCTCGCCCGGCTCGGAGTCGAGCAGCGGCTGGTGCACACCGGGCAGCACTACGACGACCGGATGTCGGAGATCTTCTTCCAGGAGCTGGACCTGCCCCGCCCGGACGTCAACCTCGGCGTCGGCTCGGGTTCGCACGCGAGCCAGACGGCCGCGGTGATGGTCGCGCTGGAGAAGCTGTTCACCGGCGAGCCACCCGAGCTCGTCGTGGTGTACGGCGACGTCAACTCCACCGTGGCGGCGGCGCTGGTCTGCGCGAAGATCGGCGTACCACTGGCACACGTGGAGGCCGGGCTGCGCAGCTTCGACCCGACCATGCCGGAGGAGGTCAACCGCAAGGTCACCGACGCGCTGTCCGAGCTCGCGTTCGTCACCAGCCCGGAGGCGATCGGCCACCTGGCCCGCGAGGGCGTGCCGGACGACCGGATCCACCTGGTCGGCAACCCGATGATCGACACGCTGCTCACCCACCTGGACCGGTTCGAGCCCGGGCCCGCCCAGGAGGCGCACGGGCTGACCGGCCGGTACGCCGTGGCCACCCTGCACCGTCCCGGCAACGTCGACAGCGATGCGCAGGCCCGCACGCTGGTGCAGGCGATGCACAAGTGCGCCGACCTGATGCCGATCCTGGTCCCGCTGCACCCGCGCGGCCGGACCCGGCTGCTCGAGCTCGGCTTCGCCGACCACCCGGACATCCGGGTCGTGGACCCGCTGGGGTACGTCGAGTTCATGTCGCTCGTCCGCGGCGCCGAGGCGGTCCTCACCGACTCCGGCGGCGTGCAGGAGGAGACCACCGTGCTCGGCGTACCCTGCCTCACTCTTCGCCCATCCACCGAACGCCCGGCGACCATCACCCACGGCACCAACCGGCTGGTACGCGCGGACACCCTGCCGGCCGAGCTGGCCCAGATCGCCGACCGCGGGCGCCCGTCGTCGTGGCCGGTGCCGCCACTGTGGGACGGGCAGGCCGGGCCGCGCATCGCCGCGATCGTCTCCTCCTGGCTGACCGACCGCTCGGCTCCGGCGAGCGTGGCGGGCGCGGCCGACACCCCCGGATGAGCGACGCCGCCCCGGCGCGCCGGATCGTCCTGGCCACCAGCAACGGCACCGGCATGGGGCACCTGGCCCGGCAGGCCGCCGTCGCGCTCGCGCTCCAGGACACGGTGGACGCCGAACCGCTCGTCTTCTCCCTGTCCCAGGCCGTGCATGTGGTGACCCGGCACGGACTGCGGGCGGAGTACTGCCCGAGCCACCACCGGAACTGGATGCCGCACCTGTCCTGGCACGGGTACCTCGCCGCGCGCGTCGGCGCGCTGCTGGCCGAGACGGGCGCCGACACGTTCGTCTTCGACGGGGTGGCGCCCTACCTCGGGCTGCTCCGGGCCCGGGCCGCGCACCCGGACGTCGCGTTCGTCTGGGTACGCCGCGGAATGTGGCGGCCTGGCGCCAACCGGCGGGCGCTGGCCGCCGAACCGTTCTTCGACCTGGTCGTCGAGCCCGGCGACCTGGCCGCCGAGGCCGACCACGGCGCCACCGCCGGGCGCCGGAACGCCGTCCGGGTGCCGCCGATCAGCGTCTGGCCCCGGAGCCGGCCACTGCCGCGACCGGAGGCGGCGGCCGCGCTCGGTCTCGACCCGGACCGGCCGACCGCCCTGGTCACCCTCGGCGCCGGCTCGATCAACGACGCGGTCACTCCCGCACTGGCCGCGATCCGGACCTTCCTCGACCGTCCCGAGTGGCAGGTGGCGGTGACCCGGGCACCACTGGCGCGGTCCGGGCTGCCGCCTGCGGAGGCGGCCCGGGTGCACGAACTGGTGGGCGTCTACCCGCTGGCCCGTCACCTCGCGGCGTTCGACGCGGCGGTGAGCGCGGCCGGCTACAACGCGGTACACGAGTTGCTGCCGGCCGGGGTGCCGACCGTTCTGGTGCCGAACGCCGCCACCGCCACCGACGACCAGCAGGCCCGGTCCGCGGCGGTGGCCCGGGCGGGATTGGCCGTACTCGCGGCCGATGACACCGCGGCCGCGGTCGCCGAGGCGTGTGCGCTGCTGCTGGAGCCGTCCCGGCGGGCCGAGCTGGCTCTCGCGTGCGCGCGGCTGCCGACGCCGACCGGTGACCTGGCCACGGCGGAACGGTTGCGCGACCTCGGCGGCTTCACCGGCCACCGGCCGGGCCGCACCGAACGGTTACGGACGTTCGACCTGGAAGCCCGGGCGGGTGTGATGCGCGCGCTCGGACCGGCCGGAACCTCGGCGGTACGCCGGGCTCTGGGCCGGCTGCCGGTCCCCGGACCCACGCGGCCGCTGACCGTACGGCCGATCGTCACCGACCGGCTGGACCCGGCCGAACTACGCGGCGAACACCCGGTCGAGCACGTGCTGCCGGGCTCCTCCCCGGCGTACCGCGCCCGGCGGCTAGCGATCGCACACTCCGTCTACCGGTGGCCGGCCGAGGCCGACCCGAACGAACCGAACGAACCGGACGAACGGCCGGCCGTCGCCGACCACGTCTGACGTCGGGCCCCGGAACGGCCACCCGCCCGCGCCGGAGTCCCGCCGCCGGGCGACCGGGCGTCCCCTCCGCGCCCGGTCGCCCGCAATCCGATGCCGAAGCAGTCAGAGCCGGTCCGATCCGCGCCCGCACACTCCGACGTGGACGGTCAGAGCCGGCCCGATCCGGCGGCCGCGCGACGGCCGTCGGCCCCGACCGGCACCACCTCGACCCGGGCCGTGTCCGCGGGCAGCTTCGCCGCGTAGAACGCCGACCCGGTGGTGGCGCCCAGCCAGGTGCGGTCCCCGCGGGCGGTCACCGCCTCGACCTCGTAGCGCGTACCCTCACCGGCCCGGGAGACCCAGTGCACGCGCACGCCGTCACCGGAGCGTTCGGCCTCGACGTTCACCGGCGCGGCCGGAGGCCGGGACCCGTGGCCGAGCAGTGCGAACTCGCCGACGTGGACGTCCAGGTCCGGCTGCGCGCCGCGCAGGCGCAGGCCCACGCTGACGAGCGCCCGGCCGCCGAACCGTCCCAGCGCCGCGGTGTGGGTGCGCCACCGGGTCCCGGTGTCCCCGAGCGGTACGACGACATCGCGGCCCGGCTGGTCGGCGAACCGGAGAACGGCGTCCCAGCTCGCGTCACCCGTCGCCGTCACCCGGAGCCTGGTGTCCCGGCCGACCGTCAGCCGCGTCGCGTACAGCGGGATGGTGGTGGGTTCGGTGAGGTCACCGCGGATGTGCAGGGACGAGCCTCCCCGCCAGGCCTGGCCGTGGTCCAGGTCGACGGTCAGCGGTGCCCCCCGAACGATCCAGCGCCAGGTCGGCAGGACGTCCTGGGCGCTGAGGTTGTTCCAGTCGCCGCGCTGCCACACCTTCCCGTCGTACGCCCAGAGCCGGCCGCGGCCGTCGCCGAACCTGGTGACGAACGGCGTGTGGGTCACCACCGCGTGCTCGGCGACCTTGGTCGACACTCCTCGCCAGCCGTCGGCGTCTGCGCCGGAGGTGCTCGGGTCGTCGTCCGCGCCGACCCAGAAGCGGGCGTCCCGCTCGGCGTACTGCGACCTGTCGTCGGTGCCGGTGAGGGTGAAGTCGGGCCGGTACAACGCGAGGGAAACACCGGATCCGTTGCCGCCGTCGGGGAACAGCGTGTCGAAGTAGCTCTGCACCGCGAACTGCCGCCAGCCCACGTCCACACCGGCGTGCAGGTCGGCCGGATCGCGGCCCATCGCCTTCGCGTGTGCGGCCGAGGAGGCCAGCCGGTCCGCGTTCCAGCCGTAGTTGAGGAACATCAGGTCCGAGACGGCGAAGAAGCCGTCATTGGCGTCGGTGAGCGCGTCCTGCCAGTCCACCTCGCCGGACTCGACCATCGAGTCGTACCACAGCACCTGCTGGCCCTGCGCTTTGAGCTCGACCAGGAAGTCGCGCATGTCCGCGGCCAGCGCGGGGTCCGCCCCCTCGGTCTCCTGGTTGACGAACCAGCCGTCGAAACCGTAGTAGTCGGCCGCCTCCGCCAGCTTGGCCGCGGCGGGGAAATGGCCGGCGGCGTCGCGGGTGAGGAGCTGGCGTACCCATTCCAGCTTTCCGCCGTACACGGTGGGCGGGAGGAAGACGGTGCCGAGGACCGGTACGCCGTTGCGGTGGGCCGCGTCGACCACGGTCGGATTAGGCGCGAGGATCAGGCCCTCGCCGGCGGATCCGCCCCAGAACACCAACGTGTCGAGGTACTGCCAGAAGTCGGAGGTGTAGTAGTCGAAGTCGGCCGACCCCTGGGACGGGTTGCCGTCGGTGTTGGCGAACACCGAGAGCGCCATCACCCGGCGGGGCCTCGCCAGTGGGTTGGCGGTCGTCAAACGGTCCGTGACCCGACCGGCCAGGGGAGTAGTGCTGCGGTTGTACGCAGCGTCCGGATCGCTGGACGGGCTCCAGGCGAGCAGCTCCTCCGGGAACCAGTTGGGCGCGTAGGGCTGGCCCACGCCGGCGGACGGGGCCGAACTCGCGCGTCCCGTCCTCGCGGTCGCCGGCGTACCCGCACCCGTCGTACCCGTCGCCGGCGTACCCGTCGCCGTCACGCGGGTAGCGGCCGTACTTGCCGGCGTCACGCGGGTCGCCGTCGTACTTGCCGCGCTCACCGCGCCGGGCGCCATCGCCGCGCCGAGGAGTCCGACTGCCAGTGCCACCCCGGCAGTCCGGCCGAACCTCGCTGTGGATCTCCCCATCGTCGACCTCGCCGTCTGCCGGGCAGCTGCCGGCCCCGTTGCCGCGGACAATCCCGCGGGTGTTCGGGTTCGGCACACCGCCTGGTGCATGGCCAGGCCAAGCTGCCCTACGTCGACCCACGGTGAAGTGGATCATGGTGCGCCGACCCGGCCGAGGGCAAGGGAAGCACCAATGACGGCCACATCTGGCGAGGTGAACGGGCGACCGTGAAAGGCGGCAAAAAGGTCCGGAAATGACTGAGGGCCACCCCGTGTGGGGTGGCCCTCAACCAATGTATGTCCGGCGGCGTCCTACTCTCCCACAGGATCCCTCCTGCAGTACCATCGGCGCTGAAGAGCTTAACTTCCGGGTTCGGAATGGGACCGGGTGTTTCCCCTTCGCCATGACCGCCGTAACGCTGTGAAGATGTGAACCAGCAACCACAACTGCCGGGCCCACACAAACTCCCCGACCTACTTGGCCGGTGTTGTGTGGCGGGGTGGGTGGTTCGTTTCTTCAGAACCGCATAGTGGACGCACAGTCTTTGTTTCGCAGGTCACGTGTGTGGTGCTCACACCCGCGAAAGGTGTGGTGTGTGACAAGCCCTCGGCCTATTAGTACCAGTCAGCTTCACGAGTCTTTAGTCCTCGCTTCCACATCTGGCCTATCAACCCAGTCGTCTTCTGGGGGCCTTACCCGGTTAACCCGGTGGGAGACCTCATCTTGAAGCGTGCTTCCCGCTTAGATGCCTTCAGCGGTTATCACTTCCGAACGTAGCCAACCAGCCGTGCTCTTGGCAGAACAACTGGCACACCAGAGGTTCGTCCGTCCCGGTCCTCTCGTACTAGGGACAGCCCTTCTCAAGTCTCCTGCGCGCACAGCGGATAGGGA
This Actinopolymorpha cephalotaxi DNA region includes the following protein-coding sequences:
- a CDS encoding glycosyltransferase, producing the protein MSDAAPARRIVLATSNGTGMGHLARQAAVALALQDTVDAEPLVFSLSQAVHVVTRHGLRAEYCPSHHRNWMPHLSWHGYLAARVGALLAETGADTFVFDGVAPYLGLLRARAAHPDVAFVWVRRGMWRPGANRRALAAEPFFDLVVEPGDLAAEADHGATAGRRNAVRVPPISVWPRSRPLPRPEAAAALGLDPDRPTALVTLGAGSINDAVTPALAAIRTFLDRPEWQVAVTRAPLARSGLPPAEAARVHELVGVYPLARHLAAFDAAVSAAGYNAVHELLPAGVPTVLVPNAATATDDQQARSAAVARAGLAVLAADDTAAAVAEACALLLEPSRRAELALACARLPTPTGDLATAERLRDLGGFTGHRPGRTERLRTFDLEARAGVMRALGPAGTSAVRRALGRLPVPGPTRPLTVRPIVTDRLDPAELRGEHPVEHVLPGSSPAYRARRLAIAHSVYRWPAEADPNEPNEPDERPAVADHV
- a CDS encoding glycosyltransferase; its protein translation is MLITRRLGHEPALAVDDAARALAGHDWTRPDGALFGYFPVARGNPFQDMLYSRLRPAGLTPLPTYDLGTTRQVASMVAGAGVDFVVHLHWLNVVLAKARDEADARDRVKEFLDGLAQLCDTGARLLWTVHNILPHETRYPDLDAELRQGVVSLAERVHVMSPRTRELVAPWFDIPAHKELSIPHPCYQDAYPSWMPRAQARAELGLPDGTTVFLLLGRVQPYKGITELLDAFDLLCEREPGRYALLVAGPAGSDPETLAFRDRLLAHPTAHASLWKIPVEEMQVYLRAADIAVLPYRRSLNSGARALALTFGLPAVVRDDAAPGLRLEANHTLRYDGRTAASTAAGSVDGLLEALAEAGRVLTTPQARASAAAAAARLAPARVSAAFAAAVRGWLDPTPAPEHLAEHLVPEHIPGHVQGQDPEHVQGGTP
- a CDS encoding glycosyltransferase family 4 protein produces the protein MSFADDLARRGRALARQRLSPRARRRLRELQRAVLGRQTAIVARTGLSAARASLGAGEYAEAAARVEAVLRRDPRDEAALDLGLRVATKRGAVTEAGSYAVARAERTQLPAHWREARRAVGRATETDPRWRPVVTAPAPREYDAHPGRVLYVAKESRPYLHNGFCTRSHESLRALAREGWDVVGVTEPGFPGTLDATDGSNATGAPDRSVVEGVTYHHLLPNAGRRLRDLGHDEYASLAAAALAGVVARERPALLHVSSGHRGYETALAAGAVARWAGLPWLYEVRSFFETTWTSDAGLAETAEYPRRRFATETAMMREADLILTLSSPMRDEIVERHGIPADKVRVVPNGVDLDRFAPRPRDPALRRKLGLTDTFTLGYVSNLSHPREGQEVLIEAVARLRARGRAVTGLLVGDGGRRGALEDLARRLDVAEHVVFTGNVPFDEVAGHYAQIDLFVVPRVDERAARMVSPMKPFEAMAMRVPVLVADLPALTEIVGSTPEGAEGQRGLTFRAGQAGALAAAAAELMDDVPTRQLLVDNAAKWVATERSWDAVAGAFAQAYADLLRPRRPDRWGPQARPGRTAEEGSAC
- a CDS encoding endo-beta-N-acetylglucosaminidase, encoding MALAVGLLGAAMAPGAVSAASTTATRVTPASTAATRVTATGTPATGTTGAGTPATARTGRASSAPSAGVGQPYAPNWFPEELLAWSPSSDPDAAYNRSTTPLAGRVTDRLTTANPLARPRRVMALSVFANTDGNPSQGSADFDYYTSDFWQYLDTLVFWGGSAGEGLILAPNPTVVDAAHRNGVPVLGTVFLPPTVYGGKLEWVRQLLTRDAAGHFPAAAKLAEAADYYGFDGWFVNQETEGADPALAADMRDFLVELKAQGQQVLWYDSMVESGEVDWQDALTDANDGFFAVSDLMFLNYGWNADRLASSAAHAKAMGRDPADLHAGVDVGWRQFAVQSYFDTLFPDGGNGSGVSLALYRPDFTLTGTDDRSQYAERDARFWVGADDDPSTSGADADGWRGVSTKVAEHAVVTHTPFVTRFGDGRGRLWAYDGKVWQRGDWNNLSAQDVLPTWRWIVRGAPLTVDLDHGQAWRGGSSLHIRGDLTEPTTIPLYATRLTVGRDTRLRVTATGDASWDAVLRFADQPGRDVVVPLGDTGTRWRTHTAALGRFGGRALVSVGLRLRGAQPDLDVHVGEFALLGHGSRPPAAPVNVEAERSGDGVRVHWVSRAGEGTRYEVEAVTARGDRTWLGATTGSAFYAAKLPADTARVEVVPVGADGRRAAAGSGRL
- the wecB gene encoding non-hydrolyzing UDP-N-acetylglucosamine 2-epimerase encodes the protein MTVVHITGARPNFPKAAPVLAALARLGVEQRLVHTGQHYDDRMSEIFFQELDLPRPDVNLGVGSGSHASQTAAVMVALEKLFTGEPPELVVVYGDVNSTVAAALVCAKIGVPLAHVEAGLRSFDPTMPEEVNRKVTDALSELAFVTSPEAIGHLAREGVPDDRIHLVGNPMIDTLLTHLDRFEPGPAQEAHGLTGRYAVATLHRPGNVDSDAQARTLVQAMHKCADLMPILVPLHPRGRTRLLELGFADHPDIRVVDPLGYVEFMSLVRGAEAVLTDSGGVQEETTVLGVPCLTLRPSTERPATITHGTNRLVRADTLPAELAQIADRGRPSSWPVPPLWDGQAGPRIAAIVSSWLTDRSAPASVAGAADTPG